Genomic segment of Mucilaginibacter sabulilitoris:
CTTTCAATCCATTAAATCGGCACTCGCCAATCCGGTTAACAGTTTAAAAAATGAATGATAAATCTAACAACAATAAATACCTATAATTCACCATCTAAGCCCTATGTTTAAGAACCATATCAAAATAGCATTTCGTAGTTTAAGTAAAAACAAAGGATTTACTTTTATCAATATTGTGGGGTTGGCCGTTGGTCTGGCCGTGTGTATCATGATCATGCTATACGTAACGCACGAAATGAGTTACGATAGTTTCCACAAAAATGGGAAGCGTACTTTTAGTTTGCACGGGAAATTAAAAATGGGCGATAATACCGTGGATATGGCTTATATGAGCTATGCTACCGCGCCGCTGGTTAAACAAAGCTATCCGCAGGTAGAGAGCTTTGCACGTGTTTTGAATTACTTTAAACCAATTGTAATTAATAAGCCGTCGGCTCCCGAAGCCAGGTTTTTAGAAAGTAAGCTGATATTCGTTGATCCGGGATTCTTTAATTTCTTCTCTTTCAAGTTATTATCCGGCGACGCGGGAGAAGTACTGAAAACGCCTTTCTCGGTGGTGATTTCAAAAGATATGGCCAAAAAATATTTTGGCCATGCCGATCCTGTAGGTCAAACCATCAATATTAAAACAGATAGCGTCCATACTTATCAAATAACCGGGGTGGCCGAAAACGCTCCGTCAAATTCTTCTATCAACTTTAATTTTGTGGCTTCGGGCCAAAGTTTCCAGTCAATGAAAGAGGCTGCTCAGTATTCCGGTTCTCAGAAAGTTGGATTTGGATCTTTTAATATCTTCCTGCAATTAAATCATGCCGCAGATACCGCTTCCTTCATGCATAACATGCAATTGATAAGCAAGAAAAATAAGGATGCCGAAGGGATACAGTTTTACCTGCAACCTTTAACAGATATGCACTTAAAGGGTAACGACGGCGACACGGCAAATACTAAATACCTTAAAATATTTCCGCTGGTAGCTGTTTTAATATTGTTGCTGGCATTGGTTAACTACATGAGTTTGGCCACTGCGCGCGCAACCTTACGCGCCAAAGAGGTTGGTGTACGTAAGGTATCGGGTGCCAGCCGCAAAAACATAGCCGTTCAATTTTATGTAGAAGCCGCATTGTTCAGCAGCATATCATTTGTGTTAGGCTATTTACTGTGCTTTTTGGTAAAGCCCTGGTTTTTAAATGTATTGCAGCTTAAAATTGATAATTCATTTTTATATAGCCCGTTAGTTGTTACACTACTGGTCGCTTTGTTTTTGGTAACGGTTTTGATAGCGGGCAGTTATCCTTCAGTAGTACTTTCGGCGTTTAAGCCTGCTATCACCTTAAAGGGGAAAACAAGTAAACAGGCAGGTGGCATGATGGTGCGCAAGGGTTTCACTACGCTGCAATTCGCTATATCAGTGGGGCTGATCATCTGCGGGATTATCATCGACAGGCAGCTTTATTATTTCAGGCATGTAGATACCGGCGTAAACCGTGATAATGTTATCATGATACCCGTTGGTAAAGATTTGGGTAAAAAATACCAGGTATTTAAAAAGGACATTGCTGACCTGGCTGGCGTAAGCAGCATAGCCACTTCGCATAACGCGATGTTTAAAGGC
This window contains:
- a CDS encoding ABC transporter permease, whose product is MFKNHIKIAFRSLSKNKGFTFINIVGLAVGLAVCIMIMLYVTHEMSYDSFHKNGKRTFSLHGKLKMGDNTVDMAYMSYATAPLVKQSYPQVESFARVLNYFKPIVINKPSAPEARFLESKLIFVDPGFFNFFSFKLLSGDAGEVLKTPFSVVISKDMAKKYFGHADPVGQTINIKTDSVHTYQITGVAENAPSNSSINFNFVASGQSFQSMKEAAQYSGSQKVGFGSFNIFLQLNHAADTASFMHNMQLISKKNKDAEGIQFYLQPLTDMHLKGNDGDTANTKYLKIFPLVAVLILLLALVNYMSLATARATLRAKEVGVRKVSGASRKNIAVQFYVEAALFSSISFVLGYLLCFLVKPWFLNVLQLKIDNSFLYSPLVVTLLVALFLVTVLIAGSYPSVVLSAFKPAITLKGKTSKQAGGMMVRKGFTTLQFAISVGLIICGIIIDRQLYYFRHVDTGVNRDNVIMIPVGKDLGKKYQVFKKDIADLAGVSSIATSHNAMFKGFDTFSAEGKTKDQNVLITSLLVDHNFISMLGLKWKYPPLPNTELAAHNKIVINELAIEKLNLPVNPIGSFIKAGSDRLEVVGVLKNFNFGSMQYAVSPMALSTIPDSTSLWGKLGCNLFAKVKPHTNLPSLLKSMQDIYKKYDKDTPFDYTFMDDAFNQQYKAEDRLASIFSIFTYITVILATMGLFGLAAFTIEQRTKEIGVRKILGASLSAITNLLTKDFLKLVLLSIVIASPVAWWAMHNWLQNFAYRITIPWWVFTVAGVIAMLTAIITISYHAIKAALANPVDSLRSE